A portion of the Halobacillus ihumii genome contains these proteins:
- the eutH gene encoding ethanolamine utilization protein EutH → MWFNDGLLLIMTIFMVIGALDCYILHNRWGLGQRFYEAFMMMGPLALAMVGIISLAPVLSAWLAPIITPVYQWLGVDPSMFASTILAIDMGAYQLAESLAESEEAAVFSWAFLGTMMGPTLVFTIPIALTMISKQDYPYFAKGILIGLMTIPIGCLAGGAVAGYDLWWMVRNLTPTVVLAVCIGFGLWKFTRVTIRLFAKFGRAVELLIISGLVLIIIETLTGISIVSGMAPIEEGIGIVGRITIMLAGAYPMVTFINQRGQRLWRKFSRKLGINSLAMTGFIASLAHHIPMLATMKEMDTRGKVMNAAFAVSGAFVLGGHIGFVASVNKEMILSVVIGKLVAGVLAGWIAWLATSPAEEIEDTFLKNEDGHKDDSNQKSYPVNNS, encoded by the coding sequence GTGTGGTTTAATGATGGGCTACTCCTGATCATGACCATCTTTATGGTGATTGGAGCATTAGATTGCTATATTTTACATAACCGCTGGGGTCTCGGACAAAGGTTCTATGAAGCTTTTATGATGATGGGACCACTGGCACTCGCGATGGTAGGGATCATTTCATTGGCGCCTGTCCTTTCAGCGTGGCTGGCTCCGATCATTACACCAGTATACCAATGGCTTGGGGTCGATCCTTCAATGTTTGCTTCAACTATTTTGGCAATTGATATGGGGGCTTATCAGCTTGCTGAATCGCTTGCGGAAAGTGAGGAAGCTGCTGTCTTTTCCTGGGCTTTCCTCGGGACGATGATGGGACCTACATTGGTTTTTACGATTCCGATTGCTTTAACGATGATCAGCAAGCAGGATTATCCTTATTTTGCAAAAGGAATTTTAATTGGCTTGATGACGATTCCTATCGGCTGTCTTGCTGGAGGAGCGGTAGCAGGCTATGACTTGTGGTGGATGGTACGAAACTTGACCCCTACAGTCGTCCTGGCAGTTTGTATTGGATTTGGATTGTGGAAGTTTACACGTGTAACAATTCGATTGTTTGCTAAATTCGGCAGAGCAGTCGAGCTGCTGATTATTAGTGGGCTAGTGCTGATCATTATAGAGACGTTAACAGGCATTTCCATTGTGTCAGGTATGGCACCAATAGAGGAAGGGATAGGGATTGTAGGCCGAATTACAATCATGCTGGCAGGTGCGTATCCGATGGTAACGTTTATTAATCAGCGTGGACAGCGATTGTGGAGAAAATTTAGCCGAAAGCTTGGGATTAATTCTTTGGCTATGACGGGGTTTATTGCATCCCTTGCTCATCACATTCCGATGCTTGCGACGATGAAGGAAATGGACACGCGGGGAAAAGTGATGAACGCAGCGTTTGCAGTCAGCGGGGCGTTTGTGCTTGGCGGCCATATAGGGTTTGTCGCCAGTGTTAATAAAGAGATGATTTTATCTGTGGTTATTGGAAAATTAGTGGCAGGTGTGCTGGCGGGCTGGATTGCCTGGCTGGCAACCAGCCCTGCCGAAGAGATAGAGGATACCTTTTTAAAAAATGAAGATGGCCATAAGGATGATAGCAATCAAAAAAGTTATCCCGTAAATAATAGTTAG
- a CDS encoding DMT family transporter translates to MKLYSALIGLSLIWGMSFVFIKWLLEPAGPWGTVFLRCSAAVVILFPFLWMKRKKIVKPIPWKPMLVVGVFNAGLPWGLIALSETQINSSTAAVLNALTPIFTGLVGFLFFSIVLKKRQWLGIGLGFAGILVLMEFNVGQLFHESFVGIGTMVLTTISYGFATQYTKKHLQATSVLLLTTCSLAAGALVGLIGTIFTGTTANLKPAILADPLILFAIIGLGCFGSGIAHLIFYYIVKNSSAEFAASVTYLVPITAMIWGYVLLDEPITKNLAIGLLIIFAGVYLATRKPKKKHETSNQQMAEEA, encoded by the coding sequence TTGAAATTATATAGTGCTTTAATTGGACTCAGTTTAATATGGGGTATGTCCTTTGTTTTTATAAAATGGCTGCTTGAACCTGCAGGACCATGGGGAACTGTGTTTCTGAGATGTTCTGCAGCTGTGGTCATCTTGTTTCCCTTTCTTTGGATGAAAAGAAAGAAAATAGTAAAACCAATACCATGGAAGCCGATGCTTGTTGTCGGTGTCTTTAATGCAGGCCTTCCTTGGGGACTGATTGCTTTAAGTGAAACACAGATTAATAGCAGTACAGCAGCTGTATTAAATGCCTTAACGCCAATTTTTACCGGACTAGTTGGATTTCTTTTTTTCTCGATTGTGTTAAAAAAGCGCCAATGGCTGGGAATTGGATTAGGGTTTGCGGGTATTCTTGTACTAATGGAGTTTAATGTCGGACAGTTGTTTCATGAGAGTTTCGTGGGGATAGGAACTATGGTATTGACCACTATTTCTTATGGGTTTGCCACACAATACACAAAAAAACACTTGCAAGCCACTAGTGTTTTGCTGTTAACCACATGTTCACTAGCTGCTGGCGCTCTCGTAGGCCTCATCGGCACGATATTTACTGGGACTACAGCTAATTTAAAGCCGGCCATATTAGCAGATCCTCTTATTTTGTTCGCCATTATTGGTCTGGGGTGCTTCGGATCCGGGATTGCCCATCTTATCTTTTACTACATTGTTAAAAACAGCAGTGCGGAATTCGCAGCATCGGTCACTTATCTTGTACCTATTACTGCCATGATCTGGGGATACGTGCTGCTTGATGAACCGATTACGAAGAATTTAGCAATCGGACTGCTGATTATTTTCGCCGGAGTTTATTTGGCTACTCGAAAGCCGAAAAAGAAACACGAGACTAGTAATCAGCAAATGGCAGAGGAAGCATGA
- a CDS encoding DUF421 domain-containing protein, protein MEWDWIWKAILIIVVGTLILRVAGRKSISQMTLAQTVIMIGIGSLLIQPVAGKNIWVTFGVGAVLVLTLIVIEYSEVKMNWFEKFITGQSVLIISNGQLQEKNLKKLRFTVDQLEMKLRQQNVSSITDLKSATLEPNGQVGYELKDDKKPATKQDIDDLKNELITLKESLGSNAGLQASSSASGNDIFKEVEDKGRGQNPPQQLQ, encoded by the coding sequence ATGGAGTGGGATTGGATATGGAAAGCAATACTTATTATAGTAGTAGGAACGTTAATTCTACGAGTAGCCGGGAGAAAGTCAATTTCACAAATGACACTGGCTCAAACGGTCATTATGATTGGGATCGGTTCCTTATTAATTCAACCTGTTGCTGGTAAAAATATTTGGGTAACGTTCGGCGTTGGAGCCGTGCTCGTGTTAACACTTATTGTAATCGAATATAGTGAAGTGAAGATGAACTGGTTTGAAAAGTTTATCACCGGGCAATCTGTACTTATTATTAGTAATGGTCAGCTTCAGGAGAAAAATTTAAAGAAGCTTCGATTTACGGTTGATCAGCTTGAGATGAAGCTTCGGCAGCAGAATGTGTCATCCATAACCGATTTGAAATCGGCAACACTTGAACCGAATGGCCAAGTCGGATATGAACTGAAGGATGATAAAAAACCTGCCACGAAACAGGATATTGATGATTTGAAAAACGAGCTCATTACTCTGAAAGAATCATTAGGTTCAAACGCAGGACTGCAGGCGTCCTCTTCTGCGAGTGGAAACGATATTTTTAAAGAGGTTGAAGATAAAGGGCGCGGTCAGAATCCTCCACAACAACTGCAGTGA
- the proC gene encoding pyrroline-5-carboxylate reductase, producing the protein MIKQKIAFLGAGSMAEAMISGMVESGNIPAEQIIVTNRSNRDRLNEIEDKYGVRTVLKDELNFSEVDQFILAMKPKDIDAVLEDLRHKITPNQVLVSVLAGISTSYMEERLNEEQQVIRVMPNTSSMLRESATAVCPGNFAGMDNVLVAKELLQSIGEVFVIEEDKMDVFTGIAGSGPAYFYYLMEHIEETGSAEGLDRETLREIGAQTLLGAAKMMLEQDITPSELRENVTSPNGTTAAGLDALNRAGGGNAISAAIKGAASRSKEMSKELEGMLVGQK; encoded by the coding sequence ATGATCAAACAAAAGATTGCTTTTCTAGGTGCAGGATCAATGGCAGAAGCTATGATTTCTGGAATGGTTGAATCCGGGAATATTCCTGCCGAACAAATTATTGTTACGAATAGAAGTAATCGAGATCGTCTAAATGAGATTGAAGATAAATACGGTGTACGGACAGTTTTAAAAGATGAATTAAATTTTTCAGAAGTAGATCAATTTATTTTAGCTATGAAGCCAAAAGATATTGATGCTGTTCTTGAAGATTTAAGACATAAGATCACACCAAATCAAGTGTTGGTATCTGTACTTGCAGGTATTTCCACTTCTTATATGGAAGAACGCCTGAATGAAGAACAGCAAGTGATTCGTGTGATGCCGAACACATCAAGCATGCTCAGAGAGTCAGCGACTGCTGTGTGTCCGGGGAATTTCGCTGGAATGGATAATGTGCTGGTAGCGAAAGAATTACTGCAGTCTATTGGAGAAGTGTTCGTCATAGAAGAAGATAAAATGGATGTATTTACAGGGATTGCAGGAAGCGGACCTGCTTACTTCTACTATTTGATGGAACACATTGAAGAAACAGGAAGTGCTGAAGGCTTAGATCGGGAAACGTTAAGAGAGATTGGGGCTCAGACTTTGCTTGGAGCAGCAAAAATGATGCTTGAGCAGGATATTACGCCATCCGAACTGCGAGAAAATGTTACGTCACCAAACGGAACAACTGCAGCAGGACTTGATGCATTAAATCGAGCAGGCGGAGGAAACGCAATTTCCGCAGCGATAAAAGGTGCAGCAAGCCGTTCAAAGGAAATGAGTAAAGAATTGGAAGGCATGCTTGTCGGTCAGAAATAA
- a CDS encoding DHA2 family efflux MFS transporter permease subunit has protein sequence MFMEGTNKTNYEFLADDPNFSVKPVMISLIIGAFFAILNETLLNIALTTLMAEFGLSATTVQWMVTGFMLVMGILIPISALMLQSFTTRQMFMGTMTVFTIGTVICALAPTFPVLLAGRLIQAVGTGLLIPIIFNTFLLIFPPERRGGVMGMVGLVIMFAPAIGPTLSGIIVEHLGWRFLFITVIPFALFSMAFAYKFLKNVGEVTKPKVDILSILLSTLGFGGIVLGFSLAGEDGAGFLDPVVLTLIIVAVAALILFTIRQLKIEEPLLDVRVFKYPMFTQAVLLFIIIIMAMFSSEIILPMFMQGPLALTAAAAGLVLLPGSLLNGLMSPVMGKLFDKYGPRKLMIPAAAILTATMFSLSQVGTNTPIYVIIISYMLLMLSVSAMMMPAQTNGLNQLPKQLYPHGTAIMNTLQPVSGAIGVSVFISIMTARREGFLANAASPDSPAAQSQSMVAGVELVYSIAFALALAGFILTLFVKRAKPDDVAHQQI, from the coding sequence ATATTTATGGAAGGAACGAACAAAACAAATTACGAATTTCTCGCTGATGATCCAAATTTCAGTGTAAAACCCGTCATGATCTCGCTTATTATTGGTGCGTTTTTTGCCATTTTAAATGAGACACTGCTTAATATTGCCTTAACAACGCTGATGGCTGAATTTGGCCTCTCTGCAACAACTGTCCAATGGATGGTAACAGGATTCATGCTTGTGATGGGAATTCTAATCCCTATTTCTGCATTGATGCTGCAATCGTTCACGACGAGGCAAATGTTTATGGGTACTATGACCGTCTTCACGATCGGAACTGTCATTTGTGCCTTAGCACCAACATTCCCTGTATTATTAGCGGGCCGCCTCATACAGGCCGTTGGTACAGGGTTATTAATTCCGATTATTTTTAACACATTCTTGTTAATCTTCCCACCCGAACGACGCGGAGGTGTGATGGGAATGGTCGGCCTTGTCATTATGTTTGCGCCCGCGATCGGTCCGACCCTCTCAGGAATTATTGTGGAACATTTGGGCTGGAGATTTCTCTTTATAACGGTTATACCATTTGCGCTTTTCTCCATGGCCTTTGCCTATAAGTTTTTGAAAAATGTCGGTGAAGTCACGAAACCTAAAGTTGATATTCTATCCATTCTGCTTTCGACTCTCGGGTTTGGCGGAATTGTCCTCGGGTTTAGTCTTGCCGGAGAAGATGGAGCCGGTTTTTTAGATCCCGTGGTCCTTACCCTTATTATTGTTGCGGTGGCAGCTTTAATCCTGTTCACAATCAGGCAATTAAAGATAGAAGAACCTCTTCTCGATGTTCGAGTCTTTAAATATCCGATGTTCACGCAAGCTGTTCTTTTGTTTATCATCATCATCATGGCGATGTTCTCATCTGAAATTATCCTGCCGATGTTTATGCAAGGCCCGCTTGCGTTAACGGCAGCGGCTGCAGGACTCGTACTCTTGCCAGGCAGCTTGTTGAACGGACTGATGTCGCCTGTGATGGGGAAACTTTTTGATAAATACGGACCTAGAAAATTAATGATTCCGGCTGCAGCAATCTTGACCGCCACCATGTTCTCGCTCAGCCAGGTTGGAACCAACACACCAATTTACGTGATCATTATCAGCTACATGCTGTTGATGCTGTCAGTTTCAGCAATGATGATGCCAGCCCAAACAAACGGTTTGAATCAGCTGCCGAAACAACTTTACCCGCACGGCACAGCCATTATGAATACGCTGCAGCCCGTCTCCGGAGCAATTGGTGTTTCTGTCTTTATCAGTATCATGACAGCAAGACGTGAAGGCTTTTTAGCAAATGCAGCTTCACCTGATTCCCCGGCTGCACAGTCCCAATCGATGGTAGCGGGGGTTGAGCTTGTATACTCAATTGCGTTTGCGCTGGCTTTAGCCGGGTTTATACTTACTCTTTTCGTTAAACGGGCGAAGCCGGACGATGTGGCCCATCAGCAAATTTAA
- the proB gene encoding glutamate 5-kinase encodes MVNETNKKRVVIKIGSSSLTSLHGEISRRKLEKLVDEVVELKDDGHEVLLVSSGAVAAGYRKLGCLSRPSSLPEKQAAASIGQGLLMESYSDLFLSHGYMGSQILITRSDFSDENRYNNARNTINVLLERGIIPIVNENDTITIDRLKFGDNDTLSAKVAGLVDADDLIILSDIDGLYDADPRKDANAKLLDRVYEITPEIEEAAGDPGSDVGTGGMKSKIDAFKIAMASGISSYLGKASTNNIVYDAVYRNAVGTYFEPTPDQENLNQKKQWIAFNSGPEGEVTIDHRARETIVDMKKSLLPMNVHHVNGRFKKGAVVRIHDLEGEEIGLGVVNYSSEQLEEMIGLTDPELESYELAAIESKDLVCHLEVSLPVGV; translated from the coding sequence TTGGTTAACGAGACAAATAAGAAACGTGTAGTAATTAAGATTGGAAGCAGTTCATTAACGAGTCTTCACGGGGAAATCAGCCGCCGCAAACTCGAAAAACTTGTCGATGAAGTTGTAGAGCTTAAGGACGATGGGCATGAAGTACTTCTTGTATCGTCAGGCGCAGTGGCAGCAGGGTACCGTAAGCTTGGCTGCTTATCACGTCCTAGTTCATTACCTGAAAAACAAGCTGCCGCTTCTATTGGTCAAGGACTGCTGATGGAATCCTATTCTGACCTATTTTTATCACATGGATATATGGGTTCTCAAATTCTGATTACTCGCAGCGACTTCTCAGATGAGAACCGTTATAATAACGCGCGCAATACGATTAATGTGTTGTTGGAACGGGGAATTATTCCGATTGTAAACGAAAATGACACTATTACGATCGACCGCTTGAAATTCGGCGACAACGATACACTTTCTGCTAAAGTAGCGGGTCTTGTGGATGCAGATGACCTGATCATCTTATCTGATATTGATGGGCTTTATGATGCAGATCCTAGAAAAGATGCGAATGCCAAATTGCTTGATCGCGTGTACGAAATCACACCAGAAATCGAAGAAGCAGCCGGCGATCCTGGCAGCGACGTGGGTACTGGCGGCATGAAATCTAAAATTGATGCCTTTAAAATTGCGATGGCTTCAGGCATCTCCTCCTATTTAGGAAAAGCCAGTACGAATAACATCGTATATGATGCTGTTTATCGAAACGCCGTCGGAACTTATTTTGAGCCAACTCCAGATCAAGAAAATTTAAATCAGAAGAAACAATGGATTGCGTTTAACTCTGGTCCTGAAGGGGAAGTAACGATCGATCATCGTGCGAGAGAAACGATTGTAGATATGAAGAAGAGCTTACTGCCAATGAATGTTCATCATGTAAATGGCCGCTTCAAAAAAGGGGCTGTTGTCCGTATTCATGACCTAGAAGGTGAAGAAATAGGTCTTGGCGTCGTGAACTATTCTTCAGAACAATTAGAGGAAATGATCGGATTAACAGATCCAGAACTTGAATCGTATGAGCTGGCAGCCATTGAAAGTAAAGATTTAGTTTGCCACTTGGAAGTTTCACTACCAGTAG
- a CDS encoding AIM24 family protein: MSNYSLQQFVQQTKQDETENDYFELETPRILEVNLTDEVWAKTGSMISYNGAIKFTREGILEHGVGKMFKKAISGEGSSLMKAQGQGRLYLADQGKKITIFDLANESITVNGNDLLAFEPSIQWDVKLMKKVAGMMSGGLFNITMQGSGRVAVTSHYEPLTLLVRPGESVITDPNATVAWSGHLQPEFRTDISFKTFLGRGSGESIQMEFKGEGFVIVQPFEEVYTTGSS, from the coding sequence ATGAGCAATTATTCACTACAGCAATTCGTTCAGCAAACGAAGCAGGATGAGACAGAGAATGATTATTTTGAGCTGGAAACCCCCCGGATCTTGGAAGTGAATCTAACGGATGAAGTATGGGCGAAGACAGGTTCTATGATTTCTTATAATGGAGCCATTAAATTTACGCGGGAAGGAATCCTTGAACATGGTGTCGGCAAAATGTTCAAGAAGGCCATTTCTGGTGAAGGAAGTTCACTCATGAAGGCGCAAGGGCAAGGACGTTTATATTTAGCTGACCAGGGGAAGAAGATAACGATTTTTGACCTAGCTAACGAGTCAATTACAGTGAATGGCAACGACCTGCTAGCATTCGAACCGAGTATTCAGTGGGATGTTAAATTAATGAAGAAAGTGGCAGGAATGATGTCAGGCGGGTTGTTTAATATTACGATGCAAGGAAGCGGAAGAGTGGCGGTAACTTCACACTACGAACCGCTTACGTTACTCGTCCGGCCTGGAGAATCTGTTATAACTGACCCTAATGCTACGGTAGCCTGGTCGGGACACCTGCAGCCAGAGTTCCGGACAGATATCAGTTTTAAAACATTTCTTGGGCGGGGCAGCGGCGAATCCATCCAGATGGAATTTAAAGGGGAAGGATTTGTCATCGTTCAGCCTTTCGAGGAAGTTTACACAACCGGAAGCAGCTGA
- the argS gene encoding arginine--tRNA ligase encodes MEKHTLALQLSHLLGEEFSRDWVYSLIEIPKQEKLGDMAFPCFQLAQSFRQSPAKIVAQLAPRLQHDLFVSVQPNGGYINIFLNQRVLTEQTLKQILTESTDYGSHQVGANQNVVLDMSAPNIAKPFSMGHLRSTVIGNALANLAEKCGYDTMKINYIGDYGTQFGKLLAAYQHWGDEEQIRTNPIPELTKIYVKFHEESAHDASLVEEGRHWFKKLEQNDAEAVKLWKWFKEASLEEFNKIYDLLGVTFDLTRGEAYYNDKMDSTVQLLKEKGLLTDSDGAKVVRLDDEGLPPCLIKKSNGTTIYATRDLTAAMDRYNSYRFDEALYVVGHEQTLHFQQIKHVLTKLNLPWAQDVKHIPFGMMLQNGSKMSTRKGKTILLAEVLGEAIDQAKANIEVKNPGLAHKNEVAKQVGVGAVIFHDLKHDRRNDVEFSLQDMLTFEGDTAPYLQYAYVRAQSILEKGEFVLEDAEVSLDDPKAWTVVKQLRLFPELVKRAYSEYDPSKIARYLLDLAKAFNKYYAGTKILQKEQLHARLTLVHSFSVVLKEGLRLLGIQAPKKM; translated from the coding sequence ATGGAAAAACACACCCTTGCCCTGCAATTATCCCATCTGCTCGGAGAAGAATTCAGCCGTGATTGGGTCTACTCGCTAATTGAAATCCCTAAGCAGGAAAAACTCGGTGACATGGCCTTCCCATGTTTTCAACTCGCCCAATCATTTCGTCAATCGCCAGCAAAAATAGTTGCCCAACTTGCGCCGCGATTGCAGCATGACCTATTTGTGAGCGTTCAACCAAACGGCGGATATATCAACATCTTTTTAAACCAGCGTGTCCTTACTGAACAGACACTAAAGCAAATCCTCACTGAAAGCACGGACTATGGCTCCCATCAGGTTGGAGCAAATCAGAATGTTGTACTGGATATGTCTGCGCCGAATATTGCCAAACCATTTTCCATGGGTCATCTTCGTTCGACCGTGATTGGCAATGCATTAGCGAATCTCGCAGAAAAATGCGGGTATGACACGATGAAGATTAATTATATTGGCGACTATGGTACACAGTTTGGCAAACTGCTTGCGGCTTATCAGCACTGGGGAGATGAGGAGCAAATTCGCACTAATCCGATCCCTGAACTTACGAAAATATATGTGAAATTTCATGAGGAGTCAGCGCATGACGCTTCCCTTGTTGAAGAAGGACGTCATTGGTTTAAGAAACTTGAGCAAAACGATGCTGAAGCCGTAAAACTCTGGAAATGGTTTAAAGAGGCTTCCCTTGAAGAGTTTAATAAAATTTATGACTTGCTTGGTGTAACCTTTGATCTTACACGCGGAGAGGCCTACTACAATGACAAAATGGACAGTACGGTGCAACTATTGAAAGAAAAGGGCTTATTAACAGATTCCGACGGAGCAAAAGTCGTGCGCTTGGATGATGAAGGTCTTCCTCCCTGTTTGATTAAGAAAAGCAATGGCACAACCATTTATGCGACACGCGACTTGACAGCAGCCATGGACCGCTACAACAGCTATCGATTTGACGAAGCTCTCTATGTAGTCGGTCATGAGCAAACGCTGCATTTTCAACAAATCAAACATGTGCTTACGAAGTTGAACCTGCCCTGGGCTCAGGATGTCAAACATATTCCGTTTGGGATGATGCTTCAGAATGGTTCCAAAATGTCGACCAGAAAGGGCAAAACGATTTTACTGGCAGAAGTCCTGGGAGAGGCAATTGACCAGGCGAAAGCAAATATTGAGGTGAAAAATCCAGGCCTGGCTCATAAGAATGAAGTAGCGAAACAGGTTGGAGTTGGTGCGGTGATTTTTCACGATTTGAAGCATGATCGTCGTAATGATGTGGAGTTTTCGCTTCAAGATATGTTGACATTTGAAGGCGATACGGCTCCCTATTTGCAATATGCTTACGTACGCGCCCAGTCGATTCTTGAAAAAGGTGAATTTGTACTGGAAGATGCAGAGGTTTCTCTTGATGACCCGAAAGCATGGACAGTTGTGAAGCAATTACGTCTTTTCCCTGAGCTAGTTAAACGAGCTTATTCAGAATACGATCCTTCCAAGATTGCTCGCTATTTACTTGATTTAGCTAAAGCGTTTAATAAGTATTATGCGGGGACTAAAATTTTGCAGAAAGAACAGCTGCATGCACGTCTGACCCTTGTTCACAGCTTTTCGGTTGTTTTAAAGGAAGGACTGCGTCTGCTTGGCATTCAGGCACCGAAAAAAATGTAG
- a CDS encoding ribonuclease H-like YkuK family protein produces MPYSEVFSHIYSFMKHDPRGNYKLMLGTDSQIHESHTLFITGIVIQRIGKGAWACFRKVTVPRCMTVLHERISYETTLTEEVASLFTKEYIDALIQIVLPHIYKGASFMVEGHIDIGAGERNKTRVYVNEMMARIQSLGLEPKIKPDSMVASSYANKFTK; encoded by the coding sequence ATGCCGTACAGTGAAGTGTTTTCCCATATTTATTCGTTTATGAAGCACGATCCTAGAGGGAATTACAAACTTATGCTCGGAACAGATTCTCAAATTCATGAGAGTCACACGTTATTTATTACGGGAATTGTCATTCAACGAATTGGCAAAGGGGCCTGGGCATGCTTTCGCAAAGTAACTGTCCCCAGGTGTATGACTGTACTGCACGAACGAATTTCCTATGAAACAACTTTAACGGAAGAAGTTGCCTCCCTCTTTACGAAAGAGTACATTGATGCCCTTATTCAGATCGTGCTCCCACACATTTATAAAGGAGCAAGTTTTATGGTAGAAGGCCATATTGACATCGGTGCTGGGGAGCGAAATAAAACCCGTGTGTATGTCAATGAGATGATGGCACGGATCCAATCTTTAGGGCTCGAACCAAAAATAAAACCGGACTCCATGGTAGCCAGCAGCTATGCAAACAAATTTACTAAGTAA
- a CDS encoding uridine kinase family protein — MDWLKNNHKKLLLIGIDGCGGAGKSTLAEHMMTISEKGTVIHMDDFYLPSSRRVHPPDIGGHFDWKRMRDQVLEPLFQKRSACYQRYDWDNDKLAEWHDVPPFGVIVIEGCYATRDELRHFYDYTVWVDCPRELRLKRGLERDGEEALSFWLDWMEQEDRYQDNQRPRTKVDWVIDGSEKIETK; from the coding sequence ATGGACTGGTTAAAAAATAATCATAAGAAGCTTTTACTAATTGGAATTGACGGCTGCGGAGGCGCTGGGAAAAGCACGTTGGCTGAACACATGATGACAATTTCTGAAAAAGGGACTGTCATTCACATGGATGACTTCTACCTTCCTTCCAGCCGAAGAGTCCACCCTCCGGACATTGGCGGACACTTTGATTGGAAACGGATGCGTGATCAAGTTCTTGAGCCCTTATTTCAAAAGCGCTCTGCCTGTTATCAACGATATGATTGGGATAACGATAAGCTGGCTGAATGGCATGACGTTCCTCCATTTGGCGTAATTGTCATCGAGGGCTGTTACGCGACACGCGATGAGCTGAGGCATTTCTATGATTATACGGTCTGGGTGGACTGTCCGCGAGAGCTCCGTCTTAAGCGGGGGCTGGAGCGTGACGGGGAGGAAGCCTTATCCTTCTGGCTTGACTGGATGGAACAAGAAGATCGTTATCAAGATAATCAGCGTCCTAGAACTAAAGTTGATTGGGTAATCGACGGATCAGAAAAAATTGAAACAAAATGA
- the msrA gene encoding peptide-methionine (S)-S-oxide reductase MsrA encodes MATAIFGAGCFWGVEPFFERFDGVISTRVGYTGGNVEHPTYEQVKTGTTGHAEAVKIEYDPGVLTYEELVNIFFEAHDPTTVNQQGIDVGHQYRSAIFYSSDPEKKIADEKIQQWNGKGIFKRPIVTEVTQAAEFYEAEEHHQKYSQKNGSAACSIG; translated from the coding sequence ATGGCTACAGCTATTTTTGGTGCAGGATGCTTCTGGGGGGTAGAACCCTTCTTTGAACGATTTGACGGAGTTATCTCAACACGTGTGGGATATACGGGTGGGAATGTCGAGCACCCGACTTATGAGCAGGTAAAAACGGGCACAACAGGTCATGCCGAAGCTGTAAAGATAGAGTATGACCCGGGCGTCCTAACATATGAAGAGCTGGTCAATATCTTTTTTGAAGCTCATGACCCAACAACGGTTAATCAACAAGGGATTGATGTTGGGCATCAGTATCGCTCAGCTATTTTTTACAGCAGCGATCCTGAAAAGAAGATTGCCGATGAGAAAATTCAGCAATGGAATGGGAAGGGAATTTTCAAGCGGCCGATTGTAACAGAAGTTACCCAAGCGGCTGAATTTTATGAGGCTGAAGAGCATCATCAGAAATATTCACAAAAAAATGGATCAGCCGCCTGCAGTATTGGATAA
- a CDS encoding thioredoxin family protein, translated as MIEQEQLSLIYVSHQGCSVCHSLLPQIERVLEDYPLITSIHVDSDEVKEVAGLLAVFTVPAVLVFSKGRELFRKAHFVPIEELRQQLAKYSQALN; from the coding sequence GTGATAGAGCAAGAACAGCTTTCTTTGATTTATGTTTCACATCAAGGATGCTCTGTCTGTCATAGCTTGCTCCCTCAAATTGAAAGAGTCCTGGAAGACTACCCGCTTATCACATCTATACATGTGGATTCGGATGAAGTAAAAGAGGTAGCAGGGTTACTTGCAGTATTTACGGTGCCGGCAGTCCTTGTTTTTTCAAAAGGGAGGGAGCTTTTTCGGAAAGCTCATTTTGTACCGATTGAAGAACTTCGCCAACAATTAGCTAAATATAGTCAGGCCTTGAATTAA